The Notolabrus celidotus isolate fNotCel1 unplaced genomic scaffold, fNotCel1.pri scaffold_416_arrow_ctg1, whole genome shotgun sequence sequence ccctagtccagACCCTAACCGTAGAGTTTCTGATGTTGAACCTACCAGTGAGGAGGGTGTGACGTTCTGCATCACTGGATTCTCTCTGACCGACAGGTGCAGCTGGTAGCCAATCAGAAGGAGGCGTCGGGTGATGGCGTCGGCCACCAGGTGGAGGCTGGTTCCCGTGACGATGGAGATGATGCCGAGGTGGACTGCGAGGCGGGGCGGCTTCCTGGGGCTGCGCTCAAGcatctgcagagaaaaaacacacttgGATCTGAAGGGCAGATTTCAGTGTTTAGAGCAGAATGAGTCCTCATGTCTCAGGTACCTTCAGCAGGAGGAGCGGGGAGCTGAGGGTGTACAGGAGGTGCAGGTATTCTGGGACACCTGGACGGGTCAGAGGAATCCAGTCTGCTGGGAGGACCAGCTGGAGAGGGACAGCAGGAAGCAGGTTTCATTTCTCTCTTAAAGACACTGTGAGAAGTGTTTCATTAGGACATGATGGATTGTTTCTAATAATGCtgcaccactttgtccacagggggcgccagagtcAACACAACTCAACACAAAGAAGACAAACACTGACCAGAAGCCTCAGTCTGATTCTGAATCTTTAATTAACAACATCAAAACTGAATCTTCCCTCCCTAAACATAAATCCTGCTTCATTAAAGACATTAAAGATTCATCATAACACCATGTTCCTCCAGCTGTCGGCTAGTTACCGTCACAAGAGACCGACCCACATCCAGGATCCAGCTCTGGAGGGTGAAGCAGAGCCAGAGGTCCAGGTGGAACCGAGGCTTAGAGGACAGAACCGAGTCCATCTCTGCAGAACAACCCGACCTGCTGCAGAACAgatgtgatggagagagagagagagagagagagagagagagagagagagagagagagaccgggTCAGGAGCTCATGGTGGACCCGCTACTccttcaaacaaaaaggaaccAGTTGGAGTTGGTCTGATATCTGGTTCAGACCCTCCAGCTGGGAAAAGACACCATGATCCAGAGCTCcctggagggattatatatcctaTCTGACCTGGGAGTGTCCCAGAACTGCcctggaggtgaggagagggaTTCTCTGCTGCCTCCACAACCCGACCCAGATGTACGAGAGACGCTGGATTACTTGAAGGATGGAATACGAGTCTCACTTCTCTCTACAAAGACTCCTCACTACAATCATACATACAGTCACTTAACCTTCCAGATCTCAGGAGCTCCTGCTCCACCTCCACCTAGACTAGTTTGTTTTTGAGAGTTCAGTCAAAttactggttttattttgattcCTGCTCCAACAACTCTCAGTAAAGTCAAAGTTTCAGTCCTTCAAAGTCTTCTAAACCCAACGGACTGAGATTCAAAACTCAGTAACTTTATCTAAAGCAGAGGAGGATGCTCACTGCTGCGCCACATGGTTGTTTCATGTTACTGCATTTTACAATTATATCCCAACTAAACATTCATGTCACACAATAACccgcttctctctctctctctctctctctctctctctctctctctctctctctctctctctctctctcctctctctcacacacacagacacacacactctctctctctctccctctctctctctctgttagtctccttctctctcacacacacacactctctctctctccctctctctctctcacacacactctctctctccctctctccctctctctctctctctcacacacacactctctctctctctccctctctctctctcacacacactctctctctctccctctctctctctctctctctcacacacacacacactctctctctctccctctctctccgtctcatGAGAtcaaacaaaagtgaaaaattgatgcaaactttcttaaaatgtgacagaaacaaacagtaaaGTGAAGCAGAGTGTGCTGATGTTTAGAGATCACTGAGCGGTGAGATAAGTCTAAGAACTAATTATGAAAACTGAACGTGACGAACCTGCTCATGACAGATGCTGCCTGCAGAGCAGAGTTCTGTCTCCTCCGGGTGGGCGGCTGCATCCTTCTCTCCAGATCCTAATATTCTGTCTCTTATCTTAAAGTGAAGTTCAATCAGCTGCAGGATCATGTACTTAGCTTCTCCTCAGGTGTGTCCTCTAGACTGTTCCTTCTTCATAGCTTCAGTTTGAACCTGGTCCTCTCAGTGGACTCAAACAAAGCAGAGTACTTTCACCCCCCAACTCTGTGCAGGTTGATCCAGTAGCAGCAGATAATCCTGTAATCTGTATAAACCTCCCAGATTTTTGATTAGGCGGCATTAATCTGATCTGGTGTCAGATGAACTCAGGTGCAGCCGGGGGAGGGGGGGCAGCAGAGAAAGCATGAACGGATTTGAGTTtcattgaaagaaaaaacaaaacgagAGCTGAAA is a genomic window containing:
- the LOC117809766 gene encoding ceroid-lipofuscinosis neuronal protein 6 homolog; translation: MQPPTRRRQNSALQAASVMSSRSGCSAEMDSVLSSKPRFHLDLWLCFTLQSWILDVGRSLVTLVLPADWIPLTRPGVPEYLHLLYTLSSPLLLLKMLERSPRKPPRLAVHLGIISIVTGTSLHLVADAITRRLLLIGYQLHLSVRENPVMQNVTPSSL